A window of Roseovarius sp. THAF27 contains these coding sequences:
- the mobB gene encoding molybdopterin-guanine dinucleotide biosynthesis protein B, translated as MKLYGVVGWKNAGKTGLMERLVTEITGRGFSVSTVKHAHHRFDVDHPGKDSHRHRVAGATEVLLASRNRFALMHELRDEDEPSLDALLSKLAPVDLVLIEGYKRDAHPKVEAHRSVTGNPLIAPDDPTIRAVASDTALDLDRPVFDLDDTKAIADFILAETGL; from the coding sequence ACTATACGGTGTCGTAGGTTGGAAGAACGCCGGCAAGACCGGCCTGATGGAACGCCTGGTGACCGAGATCACCGGCCGCGGCTTCTCCGTTTCCACCGTCAAGCACGCGCATCACCGCTTCGACGTCGATCATCCCGGCAAGGACAGCCACCGCCACCGCGTCGCCGGCGCCACCGAGGTGCTTCTGGCCTCGCGCAACCGCTTTGCCCTGATGCACGAACTGCGCGACGAGGACGAGCCGTCCCTCGACGCGCTCTTGTCCAAGCTTGCGCCCGTAGACCTGGTCCTGATCGAAGGCTACAAGCGCGACGCCCATCCCAAGGTCGAGGCGCACCGCTCGGTCACGGGCAATCCGCTCATTGCGCCCGATGACCCCACAATCCGCGCCGTGGCCAGCGACACCGCGTTGGACCTCGACCGCCCGGTCTTCGACCTCGACGACACCAAGGCCATCGCCGATTTCATCCTCGCCGAGACGGGTCTGTGA